A stretch of Malus sylvestris chromosome 11, drMalSylv7.2, whole genome shotgun sequence DNA encodes these proteins:
- the LOC126591277 gene encoding actin-related protein 8 isoform X3, whose translation MGIYGQRVQVPGSVIIDGGSGYCKFGWSKYACPSGRSATFLEFGNVESPLYSRLRHFFVTIYSRMQVKPSSQPVVLSIPICHYDDTESAKASRRQLKEAIYKVLFDMNVPAVCAINQATLALYAARRTSGIVVNIGFQVTSIVPILNGKVIRKVGVEVMGLGALKLTGFLRELLQRNNINFDSLYTVRTVKEKLCYVAEDYEAELSKNTQASFGAGGQGWFTISKERFQTGEILFQPKLAGVRTMGLHQAVALCMEHCHSAELTGDDAWFKTVVLSGGTACLPGLAGRLEKELHGLLPPSVSNGIKVVPPPYGADSAWFGAKMISNLSTFPGPWCMTKKQFRQKSKIKLMW comes from the exons ATGGGTATTTATGGTCAACGAGTTCAAGTTCCTGGTTCTGTTATCATTGACG GGGGCTCTGGCTATTGCAAGTTTGGTTGGAGCAAATACGCATGTCCATCAGGCCGGTCAGCAACCTTTTTG GAATTTGGTAATGTTGAGTCGCCGCTGTACTCTAGACTCCGCCATTTTTTTGTGACTATTTATAGCAG GATGCAGGTGAAACCATCTTCGCAGCCCGTGGTTTTGTCTATACCAATCTGCCATTATGATG ataCTGAATCTGCTAAAGCATCAAGACGGCAGCTCAAAGAAGCTATATACAAAGTACTTTTTGACATGAATGTCCCTGCTGTCTGTGCCATTAATCAG GCAACTTTAGCTTTGTATGCAGCAAGAAGAACTTCAGGGATTGTTGTAAACATTGGTTTCCAGGTCACTTCTATTGTTCCAA TTTTAAATGGTAAAGTTATTCGCAAGGTGGGTGTGGAGGTTATGGGATTGGGAGCACTGAAGCTTACAGGGTTCCTTAGGGAGCTATTGCAGCGGAACAATATCAATTTTGACTCACTGTACACTGTTCGAACTGTGAAAGAG AAACTATGTTATGTTGCTGAGGATTATGAAGCTGAGCTATCAAAAAATACACAAGCATCATTTGGAGCTGGTGGACAAGGCTGGTTTACTATTTCAAAAGAGCGGTTTCAAACAGGAGAGATCTTATTCCAGCCAAAGCTTGCAGGAGT CCGTACTATGGGTTTGCACCAGGCAGTTGCTCTTTGCATGGAACATTGCCATTCGGCAGAACTAACAGGAGACGATGCTTGGTTCAAGACAGTAGTTTTGTCAGGAGGCACCGCATGTTTGCCAGGACTCGCAG GAAGGTTAGAGAAGGAATTACACGGACTTCTCCCTCCATCTGTGTCTAATGGAATCAAGGTCGTTCCCCCTCCATATGGTGCAGATTCAGCATGGTTTGGGGCCAAGATGATCAGCAAT CTGAGCACCTTCCCCGGCCCTTGGTGCATGACAAAGAAGCAGTTCCGGCAGAAGTCCAAAATCAAGCTTATGTGGTGA
- the LOC126591277 gene encoding actin-related protein 8 isoform X2 has translation MTTLIRRVWELVSNRTVSSSESTSSSSSSSCPSETAGFGAFDRVPTDLLMQIARLVGPKEAVKLSVVCRAWRCVVSENELWIFFLKNQKQEEENYWESFAFSETHLRFGYPLQTFSGESPQLSYMGIYGQRVQVPGSVIIDGGSGYCKFGWSKYACPSGRSATFLEFGNVESPLYSRLRHFFVTIYSRMQVKPSSQPVVLSIPICHYDDTESAKASRRQLKEAIYKVLFDMNVPAVCAINQATLALYAARRTSGIVVNIGFQVTSIVPILNGKVIRKVGVEVMGLGALKLTGFLRELLQRNNINFDSLYTVRTVKEKLCYVAEDYEAELSKNTQASFGAGGQGWFTISKERFQTGEILFQPKLAGVRTMGLHQAVALCMEHCHSAELTGDDAWFKTVVLSGGTACLPGLAGRLEKELHGLLPPSVSNGIKVVPPPYGADSAWFGAKMISNSFTFCLL, from the exons ATGACGACGTTGATCCGAAGAGTGTGGGAGTTGGTGTCAAACCGCACGGTTTCGAGTTCAGAGTCAACgtcgtcgtcttcttcttctagcTGTCCGTCGGAAACGGCGGGTTTCGGGGCGTTCGATCGAGTGCCGACAGACCTACTGATGCAAATCGCGAGACTGGTGGGGCCCAAGGAAGCCGTGAAATTGAGCGTCGTGTGCAGAGCGTGGCGGTGCGTCGTTTCCGAGAACGAGCTGTGGATTTTCTTTCTAAAGAATCAGAAGCAGGAGGAGGAGAATTATTGGGAATCCTTTGCTTTCTCGGAAACCCATTTGAGATTCGGATACCCACTTCA AACATTCTCAGGTGAGAGTCCCCAGTTGTCCTACATGGGTATTTATGGTCAACGAGTTCAAGTTCCTGGTTCTGTTATCATTGACG GGGGCTCTGGCTATTGCAAGTTTGGTTGGAGCAAATACGCATGTCCATCAGGCCGGTCAGCAACCTTTTTG GAATTTGGTAATGTTGAGTCGCCGCTGTACTCTAGACTCCGCCATTTTTTTGTGACTATTTATAGCAG GATGCAGGTGAAACCATCTTCGCAGCCCGTGGTTTTGTCTATACCAATCTGCCATTATGATG ataCTGAATCTGCTAAAGCATCAAGACGGCAGCTCAAAGAAGCTATATACAAAGTACTTTTTGACATGAATGTCCCTGCTGTCTGTGCCATTAATCAG GCAACTTTAGCTTTGTATGCAGCAAGAAGAACTTCAGGGATTGTTGTAAACATTGGTTTCCAGGTCACTTCTATTGTTCCAA TTTTAAATGGTAAAGTTATTCGCAAGGTGGGTGTGGAGGTTATGGGATTGGGAGCACTGAAGCTTACAGGGTTCCTTAGGGAGCTATTGCAGCGGAACAATATCAATTTTGACTCACTGTACACTGTTCGAACTGTGAAAGAG AAACTATGTTATGTTGCTGAGGATTATGAAGCTGAGCTATCAAAAAATACACAAGCATCATTTGGAGCTGGTGGACAAGGCTGGTTTACTATTTCAAAAGAGCGGTTTCAAACAGGAGAGATCTTATTCCAGCCAAAGCTTGCAGGAGT CCGTACTATGGGTTTGCACCAGGCAGTTGCTCTTTGCATGGAACATTGCCATTCGGCAGAACTAACAGGAGACGATGCTTGGTTCAAGACAGTAGTTTTGTCAGGAGGCACCGCATGTTTGCCAGGACTCGCAG GAAGGTTAGAGAAGGAATTACACGGACTTCTCCCTCCATCTGTGTCTAATGGAATCAAGGTCGTTCCCCCTCCATATGGTGCAGATTCAGCATGGTTTGGGGCCAAGATGATCAGCAAT AGTTTCACGTTTTGCTTGCTGTAA
- the LOC126591277 gene encoding actin-related protein 8 isoform X1: MTTLIRRVWELVSNRTVSSSESTSSSSSSSCPSETAGFGAFDRVPTDLLMQIARLVGPKEAVKLSVVCRAWRCVVSENELWIFFLKNQKQEEENYWESFAFSETHLRFGYPLQTFSGESPQLSYMGIYGQRVQVPGSVIIDGGSGYCKFGWSKYACPSGRSATFLEFGNVESPLYSRLRHFFVTIYSRMQVKPSSQPVVLSIPICHYDDTESAKASRRQLKEAIYKVLFDMNVPAVCAINQATLALYAARRTSGIVVNIGFQVTSIVPILNGKVIRKVGVEVMGLGALKLTGFLRELLQRNNINFDSLYTVRTVKEKLCYVAEDYEAELSKNTQASFGAGGQGWFTISKERFQTGEILFQPKLAGVRTMGLHQAVALCMEHCHSAELTGDDAWFKTVVLSGGTACLPGLAGRLEKELHGLLPPSVSNGIKVVPPPYGADSAWFGAKMISNLSTFPGPWCMTKKQFRQKSKIKLMW; the protein is encoded by the exons ATGACGACGTTGATCCGAAGAGTGTGGGAGTTGGTGTCAAACCGCACGGTTTCGAGTTCAGAGTCAACgtcgtcgtcttcttcttctagcTGTCCGTCGGAAACGGCGGGTTTCGGGGCGTTCGATCGAGTGCCGACAGACCTACTGATGCAAATCGCGAGACTGGTGGGGCCCAAGGAAGCCGTGAAATTGAGCGTCGTGTGCAGAGCGTGGCGGTGCGTCGTTTCCGAGAACGAGCTGTGGATTTTCTTTCTAAAGAATCAGAAGCAGGAGGAGGAGAATTATTGGGAATCCTTTGCTTTCTCGGAAACCCATTTGAGATTCGGATACCCACTTCA AACATTCTCAGGTGAGAGTCCCCAGTTGTCCTACATGGGTATTTATGGTCAACGAGTTCAAGTTCCTGGTTCTGTTATCATTGACG GGGGCTCTGGCTATTGCAAGTTTGGTTGGAGCAAATACGCATGTCCATCAGGCCGGTCAGCAACCTTTTTG GAATTTGGTAATGTTGAGTCGCCGCTGTACTCTAGACTCCGCCATTTTTTTGTGACTATTTATAGCAG GATGCAGGTGAAACCATCTTCGCAGCCCGTGGTTTTGTCTATACCAATCTGCCATTATGATG ataCTGAATCTGCTAAAGCATCAAGACGGCAGCTCAAAGAAGCTATATACAAAGTACTTTTTGACATGAATGTCCCTGCTGTCTGTGCCATTAATCAG GCAACTTTAGCTTTGTATGCAGCAAGAAGAACTTCAGGGATTGTTGTAAACATTGGTTTCCAGGTCACTTCTATTGTTCCAA TTTTAAATGGTAAAGTTATTCGCAAGGTGGGTGTGGAGGTTATGGGATTGGGAGCACTGAAGCTTACAGGGTTCCTTAGGGAGCTATTGCAGCGGAACAATATCAATTTTGACTCACTGTACACTGTTCGAACTGTGAAAGAG AAACTATGTTATGTTGCTGAGGATTATGAAGCTGAGCTATCAAAAAATACACAAGCATCATTTGGAGCTGGTGGACAAGGCTGGTTTACTATTTCAAAAGAGCGGTTTCAAACAGGAGAGATCTTATTCCAGCCAAAGCTTGCAGGAGT CCGTACTATGGGTTTGCACCAGGCAGTTGCTCTTTGCATGGAACATTGCCATTCGGCAGAACTAACAGGAGACGATGCTTGGTTCAAGACAGTAGTTTTGTCAGGAGGCACCGCATGTTTGCCAGGACTCGCAG GAAGGTTAGAGAAGGAATTACACGGACTTCTCCCTCCATCTGTGTCTAATGGAATCAAGGTCGTTCCCCCTCCATATGGTGCAGATTCAGCATGGTTTGGGGCCAAGATGATCAGCAAT CTGAGCACCTTCCCCGGCCCTTGGTGCATGACAAAGAAGCAGTTCCGGCAGAAGTCCAAAATCAAGCTTATGTGGTGA